In the Moraxella osloensis genome, one interval contains:
- a CDS encoding PA3496 family putative envelope integrity protein — translation MADPDIDDSFEDDSFDDDDDARLVDDDASGRSRASSLEKRRLIDNLLEEKRLERSLKDSFDDDLDDLDDDDDFDDDEL, via the coding sequence ATGGCTGATCCAGATATTGATGATAGCTTTGAAGATGACAGTTTTGATGATGACGATGACGCGCGACTCGTGGATGACGACGCATCGGGTCGAAGTCGGGCAAGTAGTCTTGAAAAACGTCGTTTGATTGATAATTTATTGGAAGAAAAGCGTCTAGAGCGCTCACTTAAAGACAGTTTTGATGACGATCTTGATGACTTAGACGATGACGACGATTTTGACGATGATGAGTTGTAA
- a CDS encoding UPF0149 family protein produces MDFDDLIDFLDSDDNEFGLSSIATHGFLTASIVGKPLDNWQTYLFEGHEKQVKPEVLSAIVQWRDELQAMLQDEREIELPFDVDETDYLDIENSEISEWSVGFVDAMYASDDEEDDWLDDDDSEEDVAMLTLPMILFSGIDEDQPDMQELLKDPETMSQMAQAIEKNIVELFLLFHTND; encoded by the coding sequence ATGGATTTTGATGATTTAATCGATTTTTTAGACAGTGATGATAATGAATTTGGGCTATCGAGCATCGCTACACACGGCTTTTTAACCGCCTCTATTGTCGGCAAACCTTTAGACAATTGGCAAACCTATCTTTTTGAAGGGCATGAAAAACAAGTCAAGCCAGAGGTGTTATCAGCCATTGTACAGTGGCGTGATGAGCTGCAAGCCATGCTGCAAGATGAGCGTGAAATTGAGCTACCTTTTGATGTCGACGAAACTGATTATCTCGATATTGAAAACTCAGAAATCAGCGAATGGTCGGTGGGTTTTGTTGATGCCATGTATGCCAGCGATGACGAAGAAGATGATTGGCTTGATGATGACGACAGCGAAGAAGATGTGGCAATGCTGACGTTACCGATGATTTTGTTTAGTGGCATTGATGAAGACCAACCGGATATGCAAGAGCTACTCAAAGACCCAGAAACCATGAGTCAGATGGCACAAGCCATAGAAAAAAACATCGTTGAGTTGTTTTTGTTATTTCATACCAATGACTAA
- a CDS encoding RNA-guided endonuclease InsQ/TnpB family protein, with protein sequence MKTLKLRIRDKHTAKLNRLSGLVNFVWNYVNALSYEHLKRTGKFFSAYDLNEYTKGSGELLGLHSQTIQAINETHAKARKQFKKAKLSWRTNNPTSKRKSLGWLPFKQSAIKHIATHQTGNGLLKSKGLKSTLQLSLAKGQKLIIDLWDSYNLSLYQINTLEIVQDSRNRWYACITVKDYPKQSCGTGSVGIDLGLKDSATASNGDKLTIKQTLKYAKALAIAQRAKNKQRVKAIHAKIKHTRQDLIHKFTTQLVKDNALIVVGDIQSNQFNSKKGKLAKSVYDAGWFELKRQLTYKCENAGCRFEIVNERYTTQRCSCCGEITANSPKGRKSLGIREWICASCGTWHDRDINASKNILAVGLDRLVEGIPLL encoded by the coding sequence ATGAAAACACTCAAGCTACGCATACGAGATAAACACACAGCAAAGCTTAACCGCCTAAGTGGTTTGGTTAATTTCGTATGGAACTATGTCAATGCGTTAAGCTACGAGCATCTTAAGCGTACTGGCAAGTTCTTTTCAGCCTACGACCTAAACGAATACACCAAAGGTAGCGGTGAGTTACTTGGTTTACATTCTCAAACTATCCAAGCCATCAATGAAACCCATGCCAAAGCTAGAAAACAATTCAAAAAAGCTAAATTGTCATGGCGAACCAACAACCCAACATCAAAGCGTAAAAGCTTGGGTTGGCTACCGTTTAAACAATCTGCCATCAAACACATCGCCACACACCAAACAGGTAACGGTTTATTAAAAAGCAAGGGCTTAAAATCAACCTTGCAACTAAGCCTAGCCAAAGGACAAAAGCTAATCATTGACCTATGGGACAGCTACAACCTTAGCCTATATCAAATCAACACGCTGGAAATTGTCCAAGACAGCCGTAACCGTTGGTATGCCTGTATCACAGTTAAAGACTATCCCAAACAATCATGCGGTACAGGTAGTGTAGGTATTGACTTAGGACTTAAAGACAGTGCCACCGCCTCAAACGGTGACAAACTCACCATTAAGCAAACGCTCAAATATGCTAAAGCGTTAGCCATTGCTCAAAGAGCTAAAAACAAACAGCGTGTCAAAGCGATTCATGCCAAAATCAAACATACACGCCAAGACCTCATCCATAAATTCACCACCCAATTAGTTAAAGATAATGCGCTAATCGTGGTCGGTGATATTCAGAGTAATCAATTTAATAGTAAAAAAGGCAAACTCGCCAAATCGGTTTACGATGCAGGCTGGTTTGAACTGAAACGACAACTGACCTACAAATGCGAGAACGCAGGTTGCCGTTTTGAAATCGTGAATGAGAGATACACGACCCAGCGATGTTCGTGTTGCGGTGAAATCACCGCCAATAGTCCGAAAGGTAGAAAATCGCTTGGAATAAGAGAATGGATATGTGCTTCGTGTGGCACATGGCATGATAGAGATATCAATGCCAGTAAGAACATTCTTGCGGTCGGGCTTGACCGTCTTGTAGAAGGAATCCCCTTGCTTTAG
- a CDS encoding FUSC family protein, translating to MLLALWLEMPKPYWVPMSCYVIMQGMNFQSIWIKQIHRIVGTAIGMLLAWLLLSVHLSDMGVALGIFGMMFCIETFVVRHYGVAVIFITPLTIFLAEYSAVQPTAISEIIVTRFWDTVLGCLMGVLGGIVILSPIVRQKLQVSVDKIVAKLPI from the coding sequence TTGCTGCTGGCGCTGTGGCTAGAGATGCCCAAACCCTATTGGGTGCCGATGAGCTGCTATGTCATCATGCAAGGGATGAATTTTCAAAGCATATGGATCAAGCAGATACATCGGATTGTGGGTACCGCGATTGGTATGCTGCTAGCTTGGCTATTGCTATCAGTGCATTTGAGCGATATGGGTGTGGCGCTAGGCATTTTTGGCATGATGTTTTGTATTGAGACTTTTGTGGTACGCCATTATGGGGTGGCGGTTATTTTTATCACCCCACTGACCATCTTTTTGGCAGAGTACAGCGCGGTGCAGCCTACCGCAATCAGTGAGATTATCGTCACGCGGTTTTGGGATACCGTGCTCGGCTGTCTCATGGGTGTGCTAGGCGGTATTGTCATTTTATCACCGATAGTGAGGCAAAAATTACAAGTCAGCGTCGATAAAATCGTGGCGAAATTGCCAATTTAG
- the serB gene encoding phosphoserine phosphatase SerB yields MTTNFLYQLNQHFPHSYAITLSAAKFELRLLSQISQTLASLHPAIRLLHQDTLVNELDWQANDTLAQAEQTSPVTTIRWIVTLESGTDISDLPQRIKQIAANNLYHVDINVMPLATLVRPHKLALFDMDSTLIEQEVIVELAKKAGIGEQVDTITESAMRGEIDFAESFTRRVALLKGLSSEVLEDIIANHVTFSPGAKRLISALKNHGYYVVLVSGGFNYFAEYVKSSLGMDESYANDLDIVDNLVTGEITSAIVDGKRKAEILQAVAQRLGIKLSETVAVGDGANDLPMLGLADIGIAYRAKPIVRDQANYAVTVAGLDGVMTVLGLSDSC; encoded by the coding sequence ATGACGACGAATTTTTTGTATCAACTTAATCAGCATTTTCCCCATAGTTACGCGATTACCCTAAGCGCTGCCAAGTTTGAATTGAGGCTATTGAGCCAAATTAGCCAAACCCTTGCAAGCCTTCATCCTGCCATTCGCCTCTTACACCAAGACACCTTAGTCAATGAGCTTGATTGGCAAGCCAATGACACACTTGCCCAAGCTGAGCAAACCAGCCCTGTGACGACGATTCGCTGGATTGTGACGCTGGAATCAGGTACCGATATCAGCGACTTACCGCAACGGATCAAACAAATCGCCGCCAACAATCTCTATCACGTAGATATCAATGTCATGCCTCTTGCGACATTGGTGCGCCCGCATAAACTGGCGTTGTTTGATATGGATTCAACGTTGATTGAGCAAGAAGTGATTGTAGAATTGGCAAAAAAAGCCGGGATTGGTGAGCAAGTTGATACTATTACCGAATCTGCGATGCGCGGCGAAATTGATTTTGCCGAAAGCTTTACTCGCCGTGTGGCTTTACTTAAAGGGTTATCAAGTGAGGTGCTCGAAGATATTATTGCCAATCACGTTACCTTTAGCCCAGGGGCAAAACGCTTGATTAGCGCACTGAAAAATCATGGTTACTATGTGGTATTGGTCTCAGGCGGCTTTAACTATTTTGCCGAATACGTAAAGAGCAGCTTAGGGATGGATGAGAGTTATGCCAATGACCTAGATATCGTCGATAATCTAGTGACAGGTGAAATCACCTCAGCGATTGTAGATGGCAAGCGTAAAGCCGAAATTTTGCAAGCCGTAGCACAGCGTCTAGGCATTAAGCTGTCAGAGACTGTTGCTGTCGGCGATGGCGCTAATGACTTGCCAATGCTAGGGCTAGCCGATATCGGTATTGCCTATCGCGCCAAACCGATTGTGCGCGACCAAGCGAATTATGCGGTAACCGTCGCAGGACTCGATGGGGTGATGACTGTCTTGGGATTGAGCGATTCATGTTAG